The DNA segment ATCAGTCTCAGCACTTGTCTTGAACCACTTTCCTGCCATAAACCCTGACGTAACATATTATCATTCCTGTAATTTCTGTTCAATCCAGGGTGTCGACTTGATTGGGCAGAAGCAGAGGCAACTCGATGCCAGCATGCTCGGCATCTAGCAGGTTGACAGCGTCCGTAGCAGTGGCAGGGGGGTGCGTGGGGTCAGAGGCCAGGGGAGATGGGGGGCTGCTGGCGATGTTGGGCTCTCCTGAGTTgcgaagagagagggagagcgctGGTGAGGGTCTTCTGGGTGACTGTGAGGAACAGCAGGGCAAGAGCTTTCCCAGAGCTCGCTTGAAGTCTCTCATGAACAGCGGGTAGATGATGGGGTTCATTGTGCTGTTGCAGTAGCCCAGCCAGGTGATGGCGTCGAAGAGCGCGAGGgggacacactcacacactgcctGAATGAAGACGGTGGAAAGTATTGCAGGCATTAAAGCATCACAATAATTTatggtaaaatgtaaaattaattacagaaaaaaaggaaataaatcaggaaaaataaatacagagaacaGACAAAAGCACCAAATACATAGTCTCATAACCTTAAAGGAGCAATGTGTAAGATGTAgagtgggatttagtggcatctagtggtgaggattgtggattgcaaccagctgaaatttctcccaATTAGAATTCCTTAAGTATTCATTTTTCAggggtttttaccaggagccgaaatATCTGCAGATGtttcttcctttccaaaacaagtaaactaggtgatttaaactagtaaaaatactgaagaaAGCAGTTGCACAGTACAAATCACTGTTTCTACCACACCGCAGATGTCACAGATGGGCCATTAGCCCAGAGCCTGCTATCTccccttccttttttttttgtctgataacTGTATGTGTGCTCACcctttttctgatccagacgttcaggaggtttttactgtgagcagaATCTTTTtcactcaaaaaaacaaaacaaaaaaaaaaaccagactgtttttttgtcagttcTGTAGAAATACAGAgcaactgtagaaacatggcggtggtgcaacatggtgatctctgtggacaaggacccACTCCTATTGTAgacggctcattctgaggtaacaaaaacatgatgactcttatttttaggtgattatacacaacaacatacatattatattagatttcatttctgccaatatatccctaaattctacacaaTGGCCCTTTAAAATCCCCCTCAAGAGTGTTTGACCCATAGCAGCACTATGAAGCGATGTTTTTTGCAAGAGAAGATCAAATGTAAATAtgcaaaatttaaaatattcaaaaacaCTGGCTATGCAAATGTTTTATAAGAAAGGAAATGCATTCAACGCATTTGTCCAACCTCAAGGACACACAATGTACATATAAAAACTTTACAGGCCACCTCTAATTATAATATAGAAAGATTTAAATAGATAAAGAAATAAGTACAGACATATCTTTTTATCTATTTGGTTATTGTCCactgatgtatttatttaacttttttgtttttgcaaaatgtatatttattcaTTCTAAATTTATGgtgcatgtttatttatttattaacttcCATCAAATAATAAAGCttaatttactgtaaattatTGCCCACTCATTGATCTATGCCTTTTGACagcatatatatgtatttatttttggcttagtgtgcacatttatttatttctaatttATTGCCcatgtaattatttatttatttattttttaaatctttttacaTTCTGTGTTCCTaggaaataatgaaaaaacaagttATTTATGGTACTgctctaaaataaataaacataaaatacatttatatacacatatatagtATTTATGTATTGCCCATTAATTCagcatgtatttatttacttttcctGTGCCTTCTGGGCCTCTATGAATTTGGAATAGCTGAGTCTTaaaattttaataataaaaaaagaacataatttcttttttcagattttctttCTCACTTCTCAGATAGGCTGTCCATCATTCTTTGTTTCTATCAACATGAGCATCTAATTTTCTCTGAGTAGAACTTAAATACATTTGCGTCTGCCTGTCAAAAACACAGATCTTGAGCAGAACCACTAGGTTTAAAGGAGGACAGTGAAGGAGGAGACAGCTGTTAGAGGAGCGCTTCCAATACTATCAAGATGAGACAGGGAGGCGGTGGGAATAGGACAGAAAGGAGGGGTGCGTTTCACACACCACATTGGGTGTGAAAAGGAAGGAGCGCGCAGACACAGTCAAGTCTCTGTGCTCTATGTTATGCAGGGGAGAAGCGAGAGGGCACAGATGGGAAATCAAAATGACTGGATCATTGAAAGCATGAGAAACAGGACAAGTGTCATTACCAATTTAGATTAAGCTGTTTTTTGACATTCATTTACTCTCGCCGAGGTTTTTCATGGCCTACAATGTTTGCTCAGTAAGCACTAAGTGTGTGATTAGtctaatcaaatcaaaatcaacaaCCTAAAAAGAATGGCAATTATAAACGCTACTGTGGTGTGTTGTTTTCTGGGTTTTGGAATGAGTCAGCCACACGAAGCTGAAATGCCAATCTATTTCCTCGTTGGATAGCTTGGCAAGGCTGTGACGCCAAGGCTGGCCAATACAAAAATAGACCGGtatccaagtgttttttttttctttcttctttctttcttttgcatTAATTTCACACTGTTTTGGTGCCCACCACACATAAATTTGTGAGAGAAGTGACAAAACACTGAATCACCCAGATATATGGAATAAGAGAGCTagtccaaaaaaagacaaataaccCTCAGACTTTTTAAATGGTGAGGTTAATTGTCACAAATCAGAGAACACTCAGCTGTCAGTGTAGGTATAGGCAGCCTGGATAGACTGAAACTATTCGCCCCGCCAGCTCATCCGATTATGTATCTGACATCGTCAAACTGATGGACGCTAATATCTAatgcatgtttttcattttgattgACTGCATTTTTGTGTCATATCTGTGTTAGAGGTAGTGTCTGGTCCCTCTACTGACCTGAGCCATGTTGGTGATGAAAAAGGGGAGCCAAGCGCTGAAGAAGAGTCCCAGGAGGACTCCCAGTGTCAGACTGGCCTTCAGTGCTCTCCGACCCTGCCTGTGAGCCAGACCACGCTCACTGTTCACTGATGGCTGTGGACAGTAGAGAACAACAGAAAGAGTCAGTCCTAGAACTATAtagaaatacacaaaaataaatttcCCTAGCCTACATTAGTATATTGGAAAAGCTTTTCTAGGTACCTCTTCATGGCCACTTTGACAAATGAACTGCATTATGGTAATTCTTTTTTGCCTCTTTAGTTATTGGTTTGCTTGAAACTGTTCAGTTTTAATCAAGTTAATGAACTAAATTAAAGGAATTATCtgtcattttgaaaaatacgcttatttgttttcttgctgagagttggaTGTGAACGTCAATATCACCCATATATCTGCATCATAAATACAAAGCAAGAGAAAGCATccacttagcttagcacaaagactagtAGAACAGGAAGAAACAACTAGCTTAGCTCGGTCACGATCCACCTatagcacctctaaagcttactgattaacattttatatattatttgtttaaaagcAAAGTATACAAAGTTTGATTTTACAAGGAGTTGTGCTAACACAATTTCTTTGGTGTCAGAGCCACATTACCTTTTCTCACCTGCCTCAAGTCCttctgctaagctaagctaatcctCTGCAGGAACAAGTCCTGCCCATCCAGAAATAAGTCGGCATGTTTGCATTTCCAGTTCCCTCACTTGAAGTCCATGAGGTTTTTtcaattctttctttcttttttttttggttagatgcctgaaataaggtcagtggttaacacatttttaggacataaaatatgtcagtaaataccccgcTTCTGAATTGTGAAGCTTTTTATTTGCATAAAAAAGGCGGATGCTAATAAGTGGCTGAATGAGACTATCAAATGTCATCATGCCAAACATGATTTGACAGCCTcattgtggtggtgatgttaaagtcatgtgactgtggtgtagtttgtttatagcctaacgtttgctttttacctctggcgatttcatttacacttcaaaaataaTATAAGTGGTTTTCGTTTGTGAAGATTATCATGTATCATAAATTCTTGTTtgccacagatcttattttctgcaataatccagaATGTTTACTTTCAAGTTGCCTTACAAAAAACACCACACAAACGTAAGAGTGGTATTAGTCTTTTTAGCTCTCAACAAGAAAGCACATTTCTCAATATTCCCAAAACAATTCCTTTAAAATTCTGATGAAACACAAATATttgatgttttaatttatttatttttttacattcattAAAGAATATTTAtgtcaaaaatatcttaaaaacgTTTGACAAATGTCCCAGTTATTACATACTTATGATGTGCAACCACTGTGGAAATTGTAATTCTCAAAAAAGATCAAATATGTTAATCTTGGAGGAGCTGTGTATAAAACGATGCACAAGACATCTAGAATATTTCCATTTGCTGGAATGGTGCATCTATAAAAGCTTTGTATATTGCACATAGTGTCAAGGTCGCTTGGCTTTTATGTGGAGATGGAACAAGTTTATACAGAGTATGTATGGTGAAGGGTTCAATGAGATGATTTTATAGCCACTTAATGGGAAAAATCAGAAAACTGAATGTCAAGAGGTTACGATTCACCTGACAATTTCAACCGACTGttctggtgtgtgtgcatgtgtttgtgcgtgtggtTTTACTGCAGGCAAATGTGACAGACTATGTGTCTGTGATCCGATACAGACAGAGGCAACGCATCTGATACACTATCTGTATTTTTCTCTCCAAGATTTCAGGGTAGGTTTTACACCTCTTCCCTTTCACCAAATCTCCACTTTTCTTCCATAAATGAAgagcaaaacatttttcaactctaaATCATACACTAAGCTCAGCATAACAGTAGACTGCATCTCTTCTGATTCTTTTTCACAGCCTGATAATAATGAATTAAGTTTAGGTATATGCCATGTCAACAGACAAATTTATTACCGAATAGCCTGTTTGGATAGGCTGTAAACTTCCACTTTGTTCAACACAAAGTAGtttgcacaaaacacaaaaacagtttggtcCAAGTCAGTCATACTTTTAGGTATAACTCCAAACTAGGTCAGCTCCGAGGTACTTTTACAATTAAGCACATCGGTTAGGCTTTCAAGCAGCGTTCTTGAATTTAATTATCAACCATAAAATTAACATCTTCAGGTTTATAATTGCTGCACTTAGATAATATTGAACTTAGGAGTGGATTTCAACAGTATAATTGGCAGTTTAGGGGAACGGCATGAGACATAAATATGAAAAGTATTATGTAAAACTTGTCAAGGATAAGTGATGTTGGAAAACTTACAATAGATGGACAACTGTAATTTGGTTATTATCTTTGTGCCACCTGCTCCACTCACAGAATCAACCTTTTCAGGTCCTACTCTCATTAACATCTGCTCTACTGAAAGGCCATTCTACTATTTTAGCATCATTGCAGATTTTTCATCAGGCATTTAAGTTTTGCGTAGAAATTGTTAAGAGTCACATGTGAGCACCTAAAAGAATGTATGCCCTTGCCTACCGGTACATTTTGTGACACAGGAGGTTCCTGGTGACTGCAGTCATCTCCGTCCTGCTGAGCTTGCCCTGCTGCAACCCCAGGTGAAGGAGGCCTAGAAGGTTCCCCTAGAGAGGGATGTGGGTGTGGTGGGTGGCTCAGCGCTGCGACCCTCTTGGCCTGCCTCCGCGCTGCCAGGAGGATCCGACAATAAGTGAAGCAAATGGCACTGGAGGGCAAAAAGAAGGTGAGTACAGATGCTACCAGTGCAAAGGGCAGTGTGACCCGCAGGCGGCACTGGGAGGAGAGGCCTGATGGTGACAGCTGAAAGTAGGCTGCTGGGTCCATTGTGTCAGAGTAAGAGCTGATGTTGCTACTGCTGACACCAGGAACCGATGAGTTTCCACTCCAACGGCCTAAGCTGTGCCATTTCATCTCAATGGGCAGGAAGGAGGCCAATGCCGCCAACCCCCAAGCAGCTCCTACCAGGAGCAACGCCCGAGGTGGGGTCATCCTCTGCTTGTAGCGCAGCGGTGAGATGATGAAGAGGTAGCGGTCCAGGCTGATCACACACAGGTTGAGGATGGACGCACTGCAGCACATGACGTCAAAGCAGAGCCAAATGGGGCAAAAGGCAGGCCACAGCACCCAGGCCCCACACAGAACATTGAGCATGGCTGGGGGCATGACCACCAGGGCCACCATTAGGTCAGACAGGAACAGAGACACCAGGAAGCAGTTTGAGGTGCAACGCAAAGAGCGATGGGCAAACACCACAGCGATAAGCAACATGTTGCCACAGACCGTCATGAGGATGATGACAGTCAGCATGAAGGCCAACAACCACGGGCCGCTGCCAGTGATGTTCCAAGCGCTGCTGGTGGGAGAGCTGCTGTTGTAGCTTCTTACGGAGCCAGACATGTGAGAGTCAGCCATGGTTTTGGCTTGGCAACTATCAATGAACCAGTTTCTGAAGGCTCCTCTTCAAGCACCACCAGATGTTTCACACCTTAACCAGTTCTCCTTTGCAGCCAAAGCTCTCACTTTTGAGACATTGTTGAATAAAAAGAAGCCGATGAGGTCTTGTGTTGAGAAGCCATCCAACCCCGTCCCTGTCAAGGTTAATCGGACTGCTCTCCATGGGTAAATATCTCCATCTCCTTTTGGCAGGAATACATCCAGGTGCCCTGGGCTTATTTCCACTGCCACCAGTACAGTGATCAAAATTACTAACACAGTTTCACTCATCTCTCCATCCTGGCCAGCATGTCCCTGCCACATCCACAGCTAAGAGCAAGAATGAGCCATTCGACTGCTGACAGAGGATTTCGAAGCAGCATGTCACAATGATGACAGTCAGTGGAGGAGGGCACACGGAGAGATAAGCTCGACCAGGCATGCGAGAGCTGTGCCGGTGACAGGAACtactgaagatgaagagaacaAGGACCAATTCTCTGAATTGTACCTCACCTCACAGAAGTGGAATTGTACGGCTTCCGCAAGTCCTTTGCTGAGCTGGAGCTCTGCTCCCTTTCACAAGTCCTTTTCTTCTGGGAAACGGCGCACAGAAAACGACACAAAAT comes from the Epinephelus lanceolatus isolate andai-2023 chromosome 8, ASM4190304v1, whole genome shotgun sequence genome and includes:
- the htr6 gene encoding 5-hydroxytryptamine receptor 6 is translated as MADSHMSGSVRSYNSSSPTSSAWNITGSGPWLLAFMLTVIILMTVCGNMLLIAVVFAHRSLRCTSNCFLVSLFLSDLMVALVVMPPAMLNVLCGAWVLWPAFCPIWLCFDVMCCSASILNLCVISLDRYLFIISPLRYKQRMTPPRALLLVGAAWGLAALASFLPIEMKWHSLGRWSGNSSVPGVSSSNISSYSDTMDPAAYFQLSPSGLSSQCRLRVTLPFALVASVLTFFLPSSAICFTYCRILLAARRQAKRVAALSHPPHPHPSLGEPSRPPSPGVAAGQAQQDGDDCSHQEPPVSQNVPPSVNSERGLAHRQGRRALKASLTLGVLLGLFFSAWLPFFITNMAQAVCECVPLALFDAITWLGYCNSTMNPIIYPLFMRDFKRALGKLLPCCSSQSPRRPSPALSLSLRNSGEPNIASSPPSPLASDPTHPPATATDAVNLLDAEHAGIELPLLLPNQVDTLD